One Triticum dicoccoides isolate Atlit2015 ecotype Zavitan chromosome 3B, WEW_v2.0, whole genome shotgun sequence genomic window, AAATGCTATTTTgaatatagcacgctatagcatgctataacttgtatagcatTTGGAGAAGGGCCACGCTATTTTAAATAGCACGCTATGTGTTGGACCTTGACTTGTTATTGAAGAAGATGCCAAACTGTGAACCGTACATATATATACGTGTGATGCATTGGAAGCTTGGAATTATTATAAAGCATAAATTGCGAAACCTTCAAAGTatggaattgattattgctgaaccTGTCGAGTAAATAATGCAACGATTCCATTTCAACTCATGAACATTGGTTTGAAGAGAAACATCATAATGCACCAAATGGATTTTGAAGGCCTAGGGCACTGTTTCCACTATACCTTTCAACATTGAACAACAAAATCAACGTAATCTGGGGCAAAATGATGAAACGAATGATACAACGGGAAAAAATGATTTAAACTCTACTAAAAGACCTATGCTtctttaaatactccctccgtcctaaattaCTTGTGTATCtagacaagtaatttgggacggaggttGTACAATTGAAGTAGTATGTTACAAAAAAGGTGATGACAGGTACAGTGCATGTAGGCAATGCCTCTGTTGGGGCAATGATGAGAAATTCAAAGATGTTGGTATTGTTAGACACACACGAGGAACATGGTGTATTAATTAGCAGTTCCGCAATATAAAAATTCAGAACTGATCAGTTATTTTGCCAAATAACTAGTTATTTCTATTTCTAACGTTTCATCACATTTCACAGTAGATGTGGTCATGGTAGCTAGTTACTCACTACTTTGAGAAATGGAATGACCACATGAAGGGAAAATTCGAAAAACAGTAAATGTGTTGCtagtcaacagagcagaacaatgcAACTTATATAGCATAGGTTAATATACAGGGTGGCCCATTATATGACATCGAAGACATACACTTTGAGAAACTTACCCTTTTACAAAAGATCTCTGAGAACATAAGAAATAGGCAGACTAATCCCAGATTGCTACGGTCTCAACTGAACTAACTACACTCTCCTATGGTCAGCATACTAAATTCTGCGAGTCTTAGCTGCTTTCTCCAATATATCAGCAATGACAGAAGGACATGTCCTTTTCAGGGACTCATACCCTTTACTTGCCATCACACCAACCATTCTATTTGAAGAGTTGATAAATCCAATGCAGGCATCTTTGAGCTTGCTGCAATGATGCTGATCGGCTAAAGCTAAGGTGGTCGCAACAGTCCCGGTATGAAGAACCCCACAAAGTTTGATCTCGCACATGTACTTCATCCTTTCCATGGCGTACCTATCTGCGGCCATCAGCAAATGCCTGACCATTtcttcatactcatcatcatctagGTAATCCAATGGAGGCAACGAATCAGTGTAGATGAAGTGAAGCAGTCCTCTGAAAACAGCGGGCTGCATGTCTTCGACGGTTATGCTGCGGCTACTCTCGTCCCTCATCGGGCCGTAGAACTTTACCCTGAAGACCGGCGACCGCATTGCGAGGATGATCTTATGAGCTGGGAAAATCTCCTCCTTGACCTTGAAAGACACATCGGATCCCTCCGTAGCCTCCAGCAAGCTGCTAAGGTTATGAACCAATTCGGACGGCGGCGCCTGGGCCTCAAAGTTAATCTTGACATCAGTCTCTTGTGCGTCCTTCAACTCGATGATGGCAATATTGCACTCGAGGATAAGGGTGTCATCCAGAACGTACGGCCGCAGCTCCGTCCTCCTCATGAAATGGGTGTAGCCCGAGCAGCAGTTATAGTCATCAGCGGAGTTGAACACCAGCGGCTCGTACTGGCTGGGGACCGGCCACGTGAAAGGTGGCGGCGGCCAGGCCTGGTCGACCACCCTCACATGGTAGAGCGCCCTCGCCTCTGCGTCCGGGGTCTTGAGCTCGAGGAAGACTGAGACGTAGTCCTTGCTGTCCTCCCTGACGCCGTCGGGGTAGAAGTAGACGCACCAGTCATGGCCGCCGACGCGGAAGACGGTGGACTGGATGGACTTGCCGACGCCGAGGCCCCTGCACAGGCTGTAGCCGTCGATCTTGAACAGGTGCGTGCCCTCCGTGGTCTCCGGGGCGCAGGCCGAGGCCGACATCGTCCGTGGTGGGATCTGAGATGCGGACATTGTTGTACTGGCGCAGCGGGGAAGGAGAACGGGGACGAGGCGGTTCAGGAGGAGGGTAACGGCGGGCGGCGGTCCGGCGATTTGGGGGATGGGgaacggcggcgcggcgaggcgattcgtgagttcttttcttttcttttgagttAAGGATTTGACGATTCGTGTGGGGCTTCAACGGAGTACTTGGAGGCCTCTTGTACGTACTTATTATTACGCGTGGCTGTTTCCGATTCGGACACAACTGTCCGCCTTTGTTCTACCTTCTCCTATTTTCAGATACCTGTCGGATTTAAACCCGGTCAGATTTGAACATCTAGCTGTTTTCAGTTTTACCGCTAAAAAAAAGTTGTTCTCAGTTTCATCTCCGTTCTGCAATTTACCGTGTTCATCTTTAAGGGCATTTCTAGCCAATCTCCAATAAATAGCGGAGTCTCCAAAAAAATCAACGGCGCACCACCTGCAACGGTGAGCCAACGAGCCGTTGGGCCGGCACCGAGCCCCGGCGACGGCTGGGCGTGTCTTTGCCGGCGAAACGCCGACGGGAGAGATCCAAACGGCTAGAGGTGGAATCAATACCTGCATGCGGCGTGGAGGCGTTGCCGGGGTTGTGCGGCCCGGTACCCGGCCAATCCATGGCAAGGCACAGTTG contains:
- the LOC119281585 gene encoding BTB/POZ and MATH domain-containing protein 2-like; translation: MSASQIPPRTMSASACAPETTEGTHLFKIDGYSLCRGLGVGKSIQSTVFRVGGHDWCVYFYPDGVREDSKDYVSVFLELKTPDAEARALYHVRVVDQAWPPPPFTWPVPSQYEPLVFNSADDYNCCSGYTHFMRRTELRPYVLDDTLILECNIAIIELKDAQETDVKINFEAQAPPSELVHNLSSLLEATEGSDVSFKVKEEIFPAHKIILAMRSPVFRVKFYGPMRDESSRSITVEDMQPAVFRGLLHFIYTDSLPPLDYLDDDEYEEMVRHLLMAADRYAMERMKYMCEIKLCGVLHTGTVATTLALADQHHCSKLKDACIGFINSSNRMVGVMASKGYESLKRTCPSVIADILEKAAKTRRI